Proteins encoded by one window of Sulfurimonas crateris:
- a CDS encoding phosphatidylserine decarboxylase, which translates to MKKHITSAISQSFGKFANREFAKPIQNFINSSYVKIMGLDMSEFHSPTTYRTLNALFTRKLREDRDYSLDSKDFISPCDSFITECGDIDVRHAFQIKGMKYHSDELLGEHFSKEEKSIVEYGTFINFYLSPKDYHRYHMPTNTKVLKAVHIPGKFYPVNIPSLKKRVNLFAENERVVLLCETTDKKRFYMVLVSALNVGVMQVSFEPKIKTNADAQSSSAYSYENLHLNKGDDFGCFEMGSTIVILAQRDMLDVNVRAGEHVRYGDTIATIKQ; encoded by the coding sequence TTTATAAACAGCTCTTACGTGAAGATTATGGGCTTGGATATGAGCGAGTTTCATTCGCCAACTACTTACCGTACTCTAAACGCGCTCTTTACAAGAAAGCTCAGAGAAGACAGAGACTATTCGCTAGATAGCAAAGATTTTATATCTCCGTGCGACTCTTTTATTACGGAGTGCGGAGATATTGACGTGCGCCACGCTTTTCAGATAAAAGGGATGAAATATCACTCAGACGAGTTATTGGGAGAGCACTTCAGCAAAGAGGAGAAGAGTATAGTCGAATACGGAACGTTTATAAACTTCTATCTCTCTCCAAAAGATTATCACAGATACCATATGCCTACAAATACAAAAGTTCTAAAAGCTGTCCATATTCCAGGTAAATTTTACCCCGTCAATATTCCATCGCTAAAAAAGAGAGTAAATCTTTTTGCAGAGAACGAGAGAGTCGTTTTACTGTGTGAGACAACAGATAAAAAGAGATTTTATATGGTGCTTGTAAGTGCTCTAAATGTCGGAGTTATGCAGGTCTCTTTTGAACCCAAGATAAAGACCAACGCAGACGCACAGAGCAGCAGCGCATACAGTTATGAGAACCTGCACTTAAACAAAGGCGATGATTTCGGCTGTTTTGAGATGGGTTCGACCATCGTTATTTTAGCGCAAAGAGATATGCTTGATGTTAATGTAAGAGCAGGGGAACATGTTAGATACGGCGATACGATAGCAACAATAAAGCAGTAG